The Brassica napus cultivar Da-Ae chromosome C7, Da-Ae, whole genome shotgun sequence genome has a segment encoding these proteins:
- the LOC106432265 gene encoding uncharacterized protein LOC106432265 has translation MTILRSREIPSVSGKPRPKRQSSDIIQPSTPARKQEPSAPSLDRSSPPTNTFRRRRSPRLESLNGFTEKEVSILVCSNRKSNVGERFLSLRSGKKVANGIETSGSEIDSRKLDLVEETNIVSKELDNSGDDALVRSEEKGKSVMAEVNDVEMKCDEKPSSSVNRRKYTREEKAKGIQVENLSPPITTVGVEEMDIDNSIDIQNPPEGASLTKSSVNAQNQNGNASRNQQFRDFAERNASRFARFDVEMEEEEESSDKEEVELQVEDWPGPFSTAMKIMKDREENTILHDGVPFSSDIERSSSPIVWPPRRSDSFTSPPPRAPSLQELSMRVLVKNADAITSLDYVPDSLRVKLCQLLCDSRRMDVHFLDLLVRGSPTGICVPDCSWLTEEQFTECFKNCDTSNLMVLQLDQCGRCMPDYVLPSTLARSPKSLPMLSSLSLSGACRLSDVGLRALVSVAPAITSINLSQCSLLTSSTIDMLSDSLGLVLRELYLNECQSIDLKLILTALKKFEKLEVLSLVDLPSVRGRLLREFITARGQALKQLTLSNSVKLTDSSIKDISENCPNLRVLDLANVCKLTDCALGYLANGCQFLEKLIFCRNSFSDEAVAAFVETSGGSLVELSLNNVKKVGHNTALALAKFSEKLQILDVSWCRDMSDNALGYIVDSCSSLKVLKVFGCTQITDAFVLGHSNPNVEILGLKMDPFLNHLTKNHPDS, from the exons ATGACGATACTCCGATCTCGCGAAATACCATCGGTCTCCGGCAAGCCACGCCCCAAACGACAATCCTCCGACATCATCCAGCCGTCGACTCCCGCTCGGAAACAAGAGCCCAGTGCTCCCTCACTCGACCGATCGAGTCCACCCACTAACACTTTCCGGAGGCGAAGAAGTCCTCGTCTTGAATCTCTGAATGGGTTTACTGAGAAAGAGGTTAGCATCTTAGTTTGTAGCAATAGAAAATCGAATGTTGGTGAAAGGTTCTTGAGTTTGCGGTCGGGGAAGAAAGTTGCTAATGGAATCGAAACCAGTGGGAGTGAAATTGATTCTAGAAAGTTGGATTTGGTTGAAGAAACTAATATCGTGAGTAAGGAATTGGACAACAGTGGAGATGATGCACTTGTTAGAAGTGAGGAAAAGGGAAAGTCAGTGATGGCTGAAGTGAATGATGTGGAGATGAAATGCGATGAGAAGCCAAGCAGCTCGGTGAATCGAAGAAAATATACAAGAGAGGAGAAGGCTAAGGGTATTCAGGTCGAGAATCTCTCTCCTCCTATCACCACTGTTGGTGTTGAAGAAATGGATATCGACAACTCAATTGACATTCAGAACCCACCTGAAGGAGCCTCTCTAACAAAATCGTCAGTTAATGCACAGAATCAAAATGGAAACGCGTCAAGAAATCAGCAATTTCGTGACTTTGCGGAGAGAAATGCTTCCAGGTTTGCTCGTTTTGATGTTGAaatggaggaagaagaggaatcGTCAGACAAAGAGGAGGTTGAGCTACAAGTCGAGGATTGGCCTGGCCCTTTCTCTACCGCCATGAAAATTATGAAGGACCGAGAAGAGAACACGATTCTGCATGATGGTGTTCCTTTCTCCTCCGACATAGAAAGATCTTCTTCGCCAATTGTTTGGCCCCCCAGAAGAAGCGACAGTTTCACCTCTCCTCCTCCACGAGCTCCATCTCTGCAAGAACTATCCATGCGAGTTCTTGTCAAGAACGCTGATGCCATCACTTCGCTTGACTATGTTCCAGACTCCCTGAGGGTTAAGCTTTGTCAATTGCTTTGTGATTCGAGGAGGATGGACGTCCACTTTCTTGATCTTCTTGTCCGTGGATCTCCGACAGGGATTTGTGTTCCCGACTGCTCATGGCTGACCGAGGAACAGTTCACCGAATGTTTTAAGAACTGTGACACCAGCAACTTGATG gtTCTTCAACTCGACCAGTGTGGGCGTTGTATGCCAGATTATGTACTACCCTCCACCTTGGCAAGGTCACCAAAAAGCTTGCCGATGCTGTCTTCTCTATCTTTAAGTGGTGCATGCCGGCTTTCCGATGTGGGGCTGCGGGCACTTGTTTCCGTTGCCCCTGCGATTACATCTATCAATCTCAGTCAATGCTCTCTTCTAACATCATCTACCATTGACATGTTATCTGATTCATTGGGGTTAGTTTTAAGGGAACTATATCTCAATGAGTGCCAAAGCATCGACCTGAAGCTTATTCTGACTGCATTAAAAAAGTTCGAGAAGCTGGAGGTATTGTCTCTTGTGGATCTTCCTTCAGTCAGGGGTCGGTTGCTTAGGGAATTTATTACTGCTAGAGGACAAGCCCTGAAACAGCTAACTCTGTCCAACTCTGT GAAATTAACTGACTCTTCTATAAAAGACATCTCTGAAAACTGTCCTAATTTAAGAGTGCTTGACCTGGCTAACGTATGCAAGCTGACGGATTGTGCTCTGGGTTACCTTGCAAATGGTTGTCAATTTCtggaaaaattgattttttgtcGCAACTCTTTCAG CGATGAAGCTGTAGCTGCGTTTGTAGAAACCTCAGGCGGTTCACTGGTGGAACTATCACTAAACAACGTCAAGAAG GTTGGCCACAACACGgccttagcccttgctaaattTTCAGAAAAGCTGCAGATTTTGGATGTTTCCTGGTGCAGAGATATGTCCGACAATGCACTAGGCTACATTGTCGATAGCTGTTCATCTCTGAAAGTGTTGAAAGTGTTTGGATGCACTCag ATTACGGACGCATTCGTTCTAGGTCACTCGAACCCTAATGTTGAGATCTTAGGTTTGAAGATGGATCCCTTCTTGAACCACCTTACAAAGAACCATCCAGATAGCTGA
- the BNAC07G04350D gene encoding uncharacterized protein BNAC07G04350D, whose amino-acid sequence MSTISIHRTELLRITHNRSRISRQRYRRTIPPWRMMINSRSSETTKKDELSVKIPQVDQLRSEGLRFDRLQPPEHELFQQDRLDFGKFVAREAILDEEYWTAAWLRAESHWEDRANERYVDNFKRKFAEQEFNAIKRRCKGLQGQKCSCIVAVKKEEKHIKRSVIKSVVGTLDLNIRFFLQGENFPGEKVKSQLFCTINREGSNRYGYIANLCVAKSARRQGIACNMLRFTVESARLSGVEQVYVHVHRNNLVAQELYKKTGFEVVEMGQSESSDDTFLLQYTR is encoded by the exons ATGTCGACGATTTCGATCCATCGGACTGAGCTGCTTAGAATCACGCACAATCGCTCGCGAATTTCTCGGCAGCGATATAGGAGAACTATTCCTCCATGGCGAAT GATGATCAATTCGAGATCTTCTGAGACGACTAAGAAGGATGAACTCTCTGTTAAGATTCCTCAAGTTGATCAATTAAGGTCTGAGGGTTTGAGATTCGACCGTTTGCAGCCTCCCGAGCATGAGCTTTTCCAGCAAGATCGATTGGATTTTGGTAAATTCGTAGCACGAGAAGCCATTCTTGATGAAGAATACTGG ACAGCAGCGTGGCTACGTGCAGAGAGTCACTGGGAAGATCGTGCCAATGAAAG GTATGTTGACAACTTCAAAAGGAAATTTGCAGAGCAG GAGTTCAATGCAATAAAAAGAAGATGTAAAGGGCTCCAAGGCCAGAAATGTTCCTGTATCGTTGCG GTAAAGAAGGAAGAGAAGCACATTAAACGTTCTGTAATCAAAAGTGTGGTTGGGACGCTTGATTTGAACATTCGTTTTTTCTTGCAAGGAGAGAACTTTCCTGGG GAAAAGGTGAAGTCTCAATTGTTCTGCACCATAAACCGAGAAGGATCAAACAGGTATGGTTATATTGCTAATCTATGTGTTGCCAAATCAGCACGCCGCCAGGGTATTGCTTGCAACATGTTGCGTTTCACTGTCGAATCAGCCAGATTGAGTG GAGTTGAGCAAGTATATGTTCATGTACATAGAAACAATTTAGTTGCTCAGGAACTATACAAGAAGACTGGTTTCGAG GTCGTTGAAATGGGACAGTCTGAATCATCAGATGATACATTCTTGCTCCAGTACACAAGATAA
- the LOC111210920 gene encoding uncharacterized protein LOC111210920: MAGDQKGELTKDEKLLLKVMSAQMQEKMKASLDKFRHELRQELQQATGQSFESRSSERRQRRGHEGRSNHKDKLADQKLKIPPFYGDADPAAYVEWEEKMELIFNCQHSAERKKVQMATAEFYGYASNWWNQLVSSRRHYGKEPVTTWVKLRALMRHKYVPRQYNKEVLRKQSETKPCSANSVQKQQVSMRSIPASVIGLPSKTTSWFSEEDIKKLSQVVVDVEKQLKRTNTARPSIETQHQEPVTTVSELKNVEPESAAPIQEVQTETSMEKENSETGQECSLFLPQSEFNFNNSFDELTCLEPVQSSSIVLLSQVVKEDSAEREPEQSTQGEKLEQPNSLQSNTTPESLSYDLQKHCKEFNMVTSVPEMFLMVSTHDVKRFGLDKVKDFCVSNSVQHA, encoded by the coding sequence ATGGCAGGAGATCAAAAAGGAGAACTCACTAAGGATGAAAAGCTTTTACTTAAGGTTATGAGTGCTCAGATGCAGGAGAAGATGAAAGCCAGCCTTGATAAATTCCGGCATGAGTTGAGACAGGAACTCCAACAAGCTACTGGTCAGAGTTTTGAGTCTAGAAGCAGTGAGAGGAGACAAAGACGTGGGCATGAAGGCCGAAGCAATCACAAAGATAAATTGGCTGATCAAAAGCTAAAAATCCCTCCTTTCTATGGTGATGCTGACCCTGCTGCATACGTGGAGTGGGAAGAGAAAATGGAGTTGATTTTTAACTGTCAACACTCTGCTGAAAGAAAGAAGGTTCAAATGGCTACTGCTGAGTTTTATGGTTATGCTTCAAATTGGTGGAATCAATTGGTGTCGTCTAGGAGACACTATGGAAAAGAACCAGTTACAACCTGGGTTAAATTAAGGGCTTTGATGCGTCATAAGTATGTTCCAAGACAGTACAATAAGGAAGTGCTTCGAAAACAGTCTGAAACAAAGCCATGCTCTGCAAACTCAGTTCAGAAACAACAAGTCAGTATGAGATCAATTCCAGccagtgttattggtttacctAGCAAGACAACAAGCTGGTTCAGTGAGGAGGACATAAAGAAGCTGTCTCAAGTGGTGGTGGATGTGGAAAAGCAACTCAAAAGGACCAACACAGCACGTCCATCCATTGAAACACAGCACCAAGAACCAGTTACTACTGTCTCAGAACTCAAAAATGTAGAACCAGAGTCAGCTGCACCAATTCAAGAAGTCCAAACCGAAACATCTATGGAGAAGGAAAATTCTGAGACAGGACAAGAGTGTTCTCTTTTCTTACCTCAGTctgaatttaattttaataattcctTTGATGAACTAACTTGTCTTGAACCGGTGCAATCGAGTAGCATTGTTTTATTGTCACAGGTTGTAAAAGAAGATTCAGCAGAAAGAGAACCAGAGCAATCAACACAAGGAGAAAAGTTGGAACAGCCGAACAGCTTGCAGTCAAATACAACTCCTGAATCCTTGTCTTATGACCTGCAAAAGCACTGTAAGGAGTTTAATATGGTTACTTCTGTGCCTGAAATGTTTCTTATGGTTAGTACTCATGATGTGAAACGTTTTGGTCTTGACAAAGTTaaagatttttgtgtttcaaactCTGTACAGCATGCTTAA